A single region of the uncultured Draconibacterium sp. genome encodes:
- a CDS encoding glutamine--tRNA ligase/YqeY domain fusion protein, whose protein sequence is MAEKNTNTNAEAPKRANFIHAQIDTDLAAGKNDKRVHTRFPPEPNGYLHIGHAKSICLNFGLAQKYGGKTNLRFDDTNPSKEETEYVESIMEDVRWLGFDWEDRLYYASDNFPKLHAFAVQLIEEGKAYVDDQNAETISEQKGTPQKPGTESPFRNRSVQTNLDLFERMTMGEFNEGEKVLRAKIDMASPNMHMRDPIIYRIMKAEHHRTGNKWCVYPMYDFAHGQCDYWEGITHSICTLEFEVHRPLYDWFIDQLKDSDYRPRQIEFSRLNLTYTVMSKRKLLELVKDNHVRGWDDPRMPTISGLRRRGYTPESIRNFSDKIGVTKVDGTTDVSLLEFSVRDHLNKIAQRVMGVLDPLKVVITNYPEDKEEILSAVNNPEDESMGRRDVPFSREVYIEQSDFMEDPPRKFFRLGPDREVRLRYGYLIKCNEVIKDENGKIVELHCTYDPESKGGKSSDGRKVKGVVHWVSAKHAVKSEVRLYDRLFNDEEPDGHKDVDFKEFMNPDSLKVLNNCYLEPFVKTAKPLDHFQFERMGYFNMDPDSTPELPVFNRTVPLRDSWAKAQKK, encoded by the coding sequence AACTTTATTCATGCACAAATCGACACCGATTTGGCCGCAGGTAAAAATGATAAACGTGTGCATACACGCTTTCCCCCCGAACCCAATGGTTATTTACATATTGGACACGCCAAATCGATCTGTTTAAATTTCGGGTTGGCGCAAAAATACGGAGGCAAAACAAACCTTCGTTTCGACGATACAAACCCATCGAAAGAGGAAACAGAATATGTTGAATCGATTATGGAAGATGTGCGTTGGTTGGGTTTCGACTGGGAGGATCGTTTGTATTATGCATCCGATAATTTCCCAAAATTACATGCTTTTGCCGTTCAATTGATTGAAGAGGGCAAAGCTTATGTCGACGATCAGAATGCTGAAACCATAAGCGAGCAAAAAGGAACACCGCAGAAACCCGGTACGGAAAGTCCGTTCAGAAATCGTTCGGTTCAAACCAACCTCGATTTATTTGAGCGAATGACAATGGGTGAATTTAATGAGGGCGAAAAAGTGCTGCGTGCAAAAATAGATATGGCATCGCCAAATATGCACATGCGCGATCCGATTATTTACCGGATTATGAAAGCTGAACATCATCGCACCGGAAATAAGTGGTGTGTGTATCCGATGTACGATTTTGCGCATGGTCAGTGCGACTACTGGGAAGGAATTACACATTCGATCTGTACTTTGGAGTTCGAGGTGCACCGTCCGTTGTACGACTGGTTTATTGATCAGTTAAAAGATTCGGATTACCGTCCGCGGCAGATTGAGTTTTCGCGGTTGAACCTTACCTACACGGTAATGAGCAAGCGAAAATTGCTGGAGTTGGTGAAAGACAACCACGTTCGAGGTTGGGACGATCCGCGGATGCCAACTATTTCGGGTTTACGCCGAAGAGGTTACACGCCTGAATCGATCCGTAATTTCTCGGATAAAATTGGAGTAACCAAAGTGGATGGAACCACCGATGTGTCGTTGCTGGAATTCAGCGTTCGCGATCACCTGAATAAAATTGCACAGCGGGTAATGGGCGTGCTCGATCCGCTAAAAGTAGTAATTACCAATTATCCTGAGGATAAAGAAGAGATATTAAGCGCCGTAAACAACCCGGAGGATGAGTCGATGGGACGCAGGGATGTACCATTCTCGCGCGAGGTTTATATCGAACAAAGCGACTTTATGGAAGATCCTCCACGTAAATTCTTCCGTTTGGGCCCAGATCGTGAGGTTCGTTTGCGTTACGGTTACCTGATAAAATGTAACGAAGTTATTAAAGACGAAAACGGCAAAATCGTTGAGCTGCATTGTACTTACGATCCCGAGTCAAAAGGAGGAAAATCTTCCGATGGCAGAAAAGTAAAAGGTGTGGTACACTGGGTATCGGCAAAACATGCTGTAAAATCAGAAGTACGCCTGTACGATCGTTTGTTTAATGATGAAGAACCGGATGGACACAAGGATGTAGACTTTAAAGAGTTTATGAATCCTGATTCGTTAAAAGTGCTGAATAACTGTTACCTGGAGCCATTTGTAAAAACAGCTAAACCACTCGATCATTTTCAGTTTGAACGAATGGGGTACTTTAACATGGATCCGGATTCAACACCCGAACTACCGGTGTTTAACCGAACGGTTCCATTGCGCGATTCGTGGGCAAAAGCACAAAAGAAATAA
- a CDS encoding glycosyl hydrolase, with the protein MKKLALVLTAVFLISTVAFSKKKEEEKKEEEKPFVNSGLVSGLKWRSIGPAWASGRIADFAVNPNNHKEYYVAVASGNVWKTTNNGTTWNPIFDNYGAYSTGVVVLDPNNSNVVWVGTGENNHQRALGYGDGVYKSLDGGKSFKNMGLKESRQIGGIVIDPRNSDIVFVAAEGSAWGPGEERGLYKSTDGGETWNKVLEISENTGVNNVVMDPCNPDVMYATSEQRRRTSFTKIGGGPESAVYKSTDGGENWRKVMKGLPSVDIGGMGIDVSPVDPNYVYLIVEAAEDKGGFFRSTDKGESWSKMSDYHSSGQYYNEIVCDPKDVDKVYSTETVSRITVDGGKTWNTISTKGRHVDDHAIWIDPTDTNHFIIGGDGGIYETWDAGATFDFKENLPITQFYRVYLDDAEPFYNVYGGTQDNNSMGGPSQTISRSGVTNDEWFPTIGGDGFWGAIEPGNPDIVYSEYQYGNVSRYDKKSGESISIKPIERKGELTYKWNWNTPLIISPHKNTRLYMAANKVFRSDDRGNTWEVISDDLTAQIDRTSIPVMGKYWPAEAVVRDVSTSQWGTIVALEESKLQEGLLYAGTDDGVISVTEDGENWTQVKSFPGVPELTIVSDICADRFDANVVYATFDNLKRDDFKPYVYKSTDKGKTWTSISGNLPENGSVHTIMQDFVRPELLFVGTEFGIFFTVDGGTNWVQLKSGIPTIPVFDIAIQERETDLVAATFGRGFYIMDDYSPLRKISAELENIKAEIFPIKDALMFAQTRGKSNQGSTYFTADNPEYGATFTYYLNEVPKTQKQIRKEEEKELFKEGKPIPQPTWRELQLEGQQEKTHLIFTIYDNDGNVIGQFTKAPSKGVNRVNWNMTYAATANARISDKYNPITSSGRGIMVMPGTYKVGMKLWHEGELTELVEPVSFTCKKLNNTVLPAEDYNENVEFAEKVNKLALAVVGTNRMIGETTSKVEKIKQAIYATPGASQELMDKARAIGVELEALNFKMDGVPAKASWEEIPPAEVPLNNRLSIITYTHMGSTTGITTTEKQAYEILKAEFPPVLDALKNIVENKVPALEAELNKMNAPWTPGRLPDWKE; encoded by the coding sequence ATGAAAAAACTCGCATTAGTTTTAACTGCTGTATTTTTAATCTCAACAGTGGCCTTTTCGAAAAAGAAAGAAGAGGAGAAAAAAGAAGAAGAAAAGCCTTTTGTTAATTCGGGGCTGGTTAGTGGCCTGAAATGGCGAAGTATTGGTCCGGCATGGGCAAGCGGCCGGATTGCTGATTTTGCCGTAAACCCCAATAATCATAAAGAATACTACGTGGCTGTTGCTTCGGGTAACGTGTGGAAAACCACCAACAACGGTACTACGTGGAACCCGATCTTCGATAATTATGGGGCGTATTCTACAGGTGTTGTTGTGCTCGATCCGAATAACTCAAATGTAGTTTGGGTAGGAACCGGCGAAAACAACCACCAGCGTGCCTTGGGTTATGGTGATGGTGTATATAAATCGCTTGACGGTGGTAAGTCCTTCAAAAATATGGGGTTAAAAGAAAGCCGTCAGATAGGTGGAATCGTAATCGACCCGCGAAATTCTGATATTGTTTTTGTTGCTGCAGAAGGATCGGCATGGGGACCGGGCGAGGAGCGTGGCCTTTACAAAAGTACCGACGGTGGCGAAACCTGGAATAAAGTGTTGGAGATTAGCGAAAACACCGGCGTAAATAACGTGGTGATGGATCCTTGTAACCCGGATGTTATGTATGCAACATCGGAGCAACGTCGACGTACTTCGTTCACAAAAATTGGTGGCGGCCCGGAATCGGCTGTATATAAAAGTACTGATGGCGGCGAAAACTGGCGAAAAGTTATGAAGGGACTGCCTTCGGTTGATATTGGCGGAATGGGCATCGATGTTTCGCCGGTTGATCCGAATTACGTTTACCTGATTGTGGAGGCTGCCGAAGATAAGGGTGGTTTTTTCCGCTCGACGGATAAAGGCGAAAGCTGGTCGAAAATGAGCGATTACCATTCAAGCGGTCAGTATTACAACGAAATAGTATGCGATCCGAAAGATGTGGATAAAGTATATTCAACGGAAACGGTTTCCAGAATCACTGTCGACGGTGGAAAAACGTGGAATACTATCAGCACGAAAGGACGCCACGTTGATGATCATGCCATTTGGATCGATCCAACAGATACGAATCACTTTATTATTGGTGGCGATGGTGGTATTTACGAAACATGGGATGCCGGAGCAACTTTCGATTTTAAAGAGAATTTACCCATAACTCAATTTTACCGGGTGTACCTTGATGATGCCGAACCGTTTTACAATGTATACGGCGGAACACAGGATAACAACTCAATGGGAGGTCCTTCGCAAACAATCAGCCGAAGCGGCGTTACCAACGACGAGTGGTTTCCAACCATCGGTGGCGATGGTTTTTGGGGAGCTATCGAGCCCGGAAATCCTGACATCGTGTACTCGGAATACCAGTATGGAAATGTATCGCGTTACGATAAAAAAAGCGGCGAAAGTATAAGTATTAAACCTATTGAACGCAAAGGTGAACTGACTTACAAGTGGAACTGGAACACGCCATTGATTATTAGTCCGCATAAAAATACACGTTTGTACATGGCGGCCAACAAGGTTTTCCGTAGCGACGACCGTGGTAACACCTGGGAAGTAATCAGCGATGATCTGACGGCACAAATCGACCGCACATCAATTCCGGTAATGGGAAAATACTGGCCTGCCGAGGCGGTTGTTCGCGATGTGTCTACTTCGCAGTGGGGAACCATTGTGGCACTCGAAGAATCAAAACTACAGGAAGGACTGTTGTATGCCGGAACCGACGACGGTGTAATTTCGGTTACTGAAGATGGTGAAAACTGGACACAGGTAAAAAGCTTCCCGGGAGTGCCGGAGTTAACGATTGTAAGTGATATTTGCGCCGACCGTTTTGATGCGAATGTGGTTTATGCCACTTTTGATAATCTGAAACGTGACGATTTTAAACCTTACGTTTATAAAAGTACCGACAAAGGAAAAACATGGACATCCATTTCGGGTAATCTACCTGAAAATGGCTCGGTTCATACCATTATGCAGGATTTTGTTCGCCCTGAATTATTGTTTGTGGGAACAGAATTTGGCATCTTCTTTACGGTTGACGGTGGTACAAACTGGGTGCAGCTAAAATCAGGAATACCAACGATTCCTGTATTCGACATTGCTATTCAGGAACGCGAAACCGACCTGGTTGCTGCAACATTTGGCCGTGGTTTCTACATCATGGACGATTACAGCCCCTTGCGTAAAATTTCAGCCGAGCTGGAAAATATAAAAGCGGAGATCTTCCCGATAAAAGATGCGCTGATGTTTGCACAAACCAGAGGGAAAAGCAACCAGGGAAGTACCTATTTTACAGCGGATAATCCGGAATACGGAGCAACTTTTACCTACTACCTGAATGAAGTGCCAAAAACACAAAAGCAAATTCGGAAAGAGGAAGAGAAAGAGTTGTTTAAAGAAGGAAAGCCGATTCCGCAACCAACATGGAGGGAATTACAACTGGAAGGTCAGCAGGAAAAAACACACCTGATATTTACCATTTATGATAACGACGGGAATGTGATCGGCCAGTTTACAAAAGCGCCTTCAAAAGGTGTGAACCGCGTGAATTGGAATATGACCTACGCAGCTACAGCAAATGCACGTATCAGCGATAAATACAATCCAATTACAAGCAGCGGTCGCGGAATAATGGTGATGCCCGGAACCTATAAAGTGGGTATGAAATTATGGCACGAAGGCGAGTTGACCGAATTGGTTGAGCCGGTTTCGTTTACCTGCAAAAAACTAAACAACACCGTATTGCCTGCCGAAGACTACAACGAAAATGTTGAGTTTGCCGAAAAAGTAAATAAACTGGCATTGGCTGTTGTGGGAACCAACCGAATGATTGGCGAAACCACTTCAAAAGTGGAGAAGATAAAACAAGCCATTTATGCTACTCCGGGAGCCAGCCAGGAATTAATGGATAAAGCCCGTGCAATTGGTGTGGAGCTGGAAGCGCTGAACTTTAAAATGGATGGTGTGCCGGCTAAAGCAAGCTGGGAAGAAATTCCTCCTGCAGAAGTGCCGTTAAACAACCGATTGAGTATTATTACTTACACGCACATGGGATCGACAACGGGAATTACCACCACCGAAAAACAAGCGTACGAAATTCTGAAAGCAGAATTCCCTCCGGTATTGGATGCATTAAAAAATATTGTTGAAAATAAAGTTCCGGCGCTGGAAGCCGAACTCAACAAAATGAATGCTCCATGGACTCCGGGACGTTTACCGGATTGGAAAGAGTAA
- a CDS encoding DUF5668 domain-containing protein yields the protein MDNKPESTNRRAFLGLFLIVVGALWIFERLDLIPSFWNDILISWQMLLIGIGVFSIIGGNKTTGTVLIVIGAFFLIPEVAHIPYELRRIGWPVLIIGIGVAILVTHSGKRNPFEGPNFNPGEQKGQDYFDDFVIFGGREVYVNSQNFMGGKTTSVFGGTEYDLRQARLSANGAVIDSLALFGGCGFKVPPDWTVKNEVTAIFGGYTDKRGNSLNQIVPDPSKTLVIKGFAAFGGVEIKYL from the coding sequence ATGGATAATAAACCGGAGAGTACAAACAGGAGAGCCTTTTTGGGCTTATTTCTAATTGTGGTAGGTGCACTGTGGATTTTCGAGCGCCTCGATCTTATTCCATCATTTTGGAACGATATTCTGATTTCGTGGCAAATGTTACTCATCGGAATTGGGGTCTTCTCCATAATCGGTGGGAACAAAACCACAGGAACAGTTTTAATTGTGATCGGAGCTTTCTTTTTGATTCCGGAAGTGGCTCATATCCCTTATGAATTACGACGAATAGGCTGGCCGGTATTAATAATAGGTATTGGTGTGGCAATTCTGGTAACACACTCCGGAAAACGAAACCCTTTTGAAGGACCCAATTTTAATCCGGGAGAGCAAAAAGGGCAGGACTACTTCGATGATTTTGTGATTTTCGGAGGTCGCGAAGTGTACGTAAATTCGCAGAACTTTATGGGCGGAAAAACCACTTCGGTTTTTGGCGGAACGGAGTACGATCTGCGTCAGGCTCGACTTTCGGCCAATGGTGCTGTTATCGACTCGCTGGCTTTATTTGGCGGCTGTGGTTTTAAAGTGCCACCCGACTGGACCGTAAAAAATGAAGTTACCGCTATTTTTGGCGGCTATACTGATAAACGCGGAAACTCGCTGAATCAAATCGTTCCCGATCCCTCGAAAACGCTGGTGATAAAAGGTTTTGCGGCCTTTGGCGGCGTAGAGATCAAATACCTGTAA
- a CDS encoding histidine kinase, whose product MDFRHPFIKSPRLAISYVAFWLILAVVMVLVVVSVGESDFITAMTERFAYIILFGFLGIAIWYVIKFSTLEDNSVGRVILAHVIAATIIVLIWLYIGTVITKLINPGQLQDDHNYLFTGLYNGYLLYTFNVVFFYAVNYYLAFKEKTKNETKLKALVKEAELHALKSQINPHFLFNSLNSISSLTMTDPAKAQEMVINLSQLMRYSLKHDQREKVSVQQEIDNNKLYLKIEKVRFGKKLNPVFAVEENCLKAVIPNMILQPLYENAIKYGVYEATETIDVITHCWCDDDKLVVTISNTFDKNVLSKKGEGIGLRNIRDRLQVIYGNPHLLKIENKQNEFTVTLTIPQKL is encoded by the coding sequence ATGGATTTTAGGCATCCCTTTATAAAATCGCCAAGGTTGGCCATTTCGTATGTTGCGTTTTGGTTGATACTGGCAGTGGTAATGGTTTTAGTGGTTGTTTCGGTTGGCGAAAGTGATTTTATTACCGCCATGACCGAACGTTTCGCCTACATTATCCTTTTCGGATTTTTAGGAATTGCCATCTGGTATGTCATTAAATTCAGTACCCTCGAAGATAACAGCGTTGGCCGTGTAATTCTGGCTCATGTTATTGCTGCCACCATAATCGTTTTAATTTGGCTTTACATTGGTACGGTAATTACAAAACTCATAAATCCGGGGCAGTTACAGGATGATCATAATTATCTGTTCACCGGGCTTTATAACGGATATTTGCTTTATACATTTAACGTGGTGTTTTTCTACGCCGTAAATTATTACCTGGCTTTTAAAGAAAAAACCAAAAACGAAACCAAGCTAAAAGCGCTGGTAAAAGAGGCCGAATTGCATGCCTTAAAATCGCAGATCAATCCACACTTTTTGTTTAACAGTTTGAACAGCATTTCGTCGCTTACAATGACCGACCCGGCAAAAGCACAGGAAATGGTGATCAACCTTTCGCAGCTGATGCGTTATTCGCTTAAGCACGACCAACGCGAAAAAGTAAGTGTTCAGCAGGAAATCGATAATAACAAGCTGTATCTGAAGATTGAAAAGGTGCGTTTCGGGAAAAAGCTGAACCCGGTTTTTGCGGTTGAAGAGAACTGTTTAAAGGCCGTAATTCCTAATATGATACTTCAGCCACTGTATGAAAATGCTATAAAATATGGTGTGTACGAAGCTACCGAAACCATCGATGTAATTACACATTGCTGGTGCGACGATGATAAGCTGGTGGTAACCATCAGCAATACCTTCGATAAAAATGTATTAAGCAAAAAGGGCGAAGGAATTGGATTGCGTAATATCCGCGACCGCCTGCAGGTGATCTACGGAAACCCGCATTTGCTGAAAATTGAAAATAAACAAAACGAATTTACCGTAACTTTAACCATTCCTCAAAAATTGTAA
- a CDS encoding LytTR family transcriptional regulator DNA-binding domain-containing protein translates to MTEKLRTIIVEDEELARNLMKSFLADNEAIELIAECENGFEGVKQINDLKPDLVFLDIQMPKITGFELLELLEHKPQIIFATAYDQYALKAFDFNAADYLLKPYSKDRLDEAIQKVLERIQTEGKESDVAEKVSDFPKDEYLDRIVVKDRHKIHIAPVDAVRYIESMDDYVMIYTNDGRWMKQKTMKYFENALNPKNFVRIHRSYIVKVDEIGEIQQYEKESYIVILHDKTKLKVSKTGYKNLKGVLNF, encoded by the coding sequence ATGACTGAAAAATTGCGCACAATTATAGTTGAAGATGAAGAACTGGCCCGTAACCTGATGAAGTCGTTTCTGGCCGATAACGAAGCGATTGAACTGATTGCCGAATGCGAAAACGGCTTTGAAGGCGTGAAACAAATCAACGACTTAAAACCCGACCTGGTTTTTCTTGATATTCAAATGCCAAAGATCACCGGTTTTGAGTTGCTGGAGTTGCTCGAGCACAAACCACAGATAATATTTGCCACGGCGTACGACCAATATGCTTTAAAAGCTTTTGATTTTAATGCTGCCGATTATTTATTAAAACCCTACTCGAAAGATCGTTTGGATGAGGCTATTCAAAAAGTTCTGGAGCGCATACAAACCGAAGGAAAAGAGTCGGATGTGGCCGAAAAAGTAAGCGATTTTCCAAAAGATGAATACCTCGACCGTATTGTGGTGAAGGATCGTCATAAAATTCATATTGCCCCGGTTGATGCAGTTCGCTACATTGAATCGATGGACGATTATGTAATGATCTATACCAACGATGGCCGCTGGATGAAACAAAAAACCATGAAGTATTTCGAGAACGCTTTGAACCCGAAAAACTTTGTACGGATTCACCGCAGCTACATTGTAAAGGTCGACGAGATCGGGGAAATCCAGCAATACGAAAAGGAATCGTACATTGTTATTCTGCACGACAAAACAAAACTGAAAGTCAGTAAAACAGGTTATAAAAACCTGAAAGGCGTGTTGAATTTCTAA